Part of the Catalinimonas alkaloidigena genome is shown below.
CATGAAAATATTCGTAATTCATTAGTTTTTAAAGCTCTTTGAAAGAAAGTGCCACATATAAGGGGAAATACCTTCAAAAAGGGAGTAGTATTTTTCTATTTTTTTAATAATCACACCGGCCTGCTTCTAAATATAATACAAACACAAAGAAAGCACATGAAATTTGGAGAAAATTCAGCTTTGGCTTACTCAGCGCTTCCTGCGATGATACGAGAAGGTTATAGGATGGCACATGACAGTCTGTGTGATAATTTGTGCTAGATTGAGAAGAGTCTCAATGGAATTAAATCATTTGCTATCTGAGGTCGATATAAACACATCCCCCATGCACACTAGAAACTGCCTTTACTTTTCATTATTTTTTCTTTTGGGAATAACATGCTTTTCCTGCCAGAAGGAATTAAAACCCAATGTAATCATTCTGCATACCGACCAGTGGAGGGCGAAGGCTTTTGGCTATGCCGGAGACCCTAACGTAAAGACTCCAAACATTGACCGCCTGGCAGCTAATAGTGCGAATGTAAGCCTTGCGGTATCTGGCATGCCGGTCTGCACACCCCATCGGGCTTCTGTGATGACCGGACAAAGACCGCTTACCCACGGACTGTTTATGAACGATGTACAGTTGGATACAAATGCCGTTTCACTGGCCAGCGTTTATGCGAATGCAGGTTATCAGACTGGCTACATCGGCAAATGGCACCTGGATGGAAACGGTCGCAGCAGCTTCATTCCTCCGGGAGGCCGCCGGCAAGGTTTTCAGTACTGGAAGGCGTTGGAGTGTACCCATAATTACAACAATTCGGCTTATTATGCCGGTGATTCTCCCGAGAAAAAGTTCTGGGAAGGCTATGATGCCATAGCGCAGGCAAAGGATGCTCAGCAATATATACGTGAGCATGCAAAAGGAGAAAATCCATTTCTGCTATTCTTGAGTTGGGGGACGCCTCATGCACCTTATCAAACGGCTCCGCAAAAGTACCAGGATATGTACGACCCTGAGCAGCTAAAACTCCACCCCAATGTGCCTCCGGATATGGAAGAGAAAGTGCGCCAAGACCTGGCAGGTTATTATGCCCACTGCACAGCCCTGGATGATATGGTAGACGAGATCTTGCAGACGATAGAGGAAGCGGATATTGCTGATAATACAATCATTCTCTTTACTTCTGACCACGGCGACCTGCTGGGCTCACACCGGGCCTATAAAAAGCAGCAGGCCTATGAAGAGTCTATTCGTATTCCTATGCTCATTCGTGCACCACAGCTTTCTTCCGGTGAATATAAAGCACTCATCAATTCTTATGATATTATGCCTACCCTGCTGGGGCTAAGTGGTATTAAAATACCTGAAACCGTAGAAGGTGATGACTACAGTCACTACTTAAAGGGAAAAGCTTCATTACCAGATACGGCTACAGTGCTAAGTTGTGTGCAGCCTTTCGGTCAGTGGAACCGCTTTGATCACGGAGGAAGGGAGTACCGGGGGCT
Proteins encoded:
- a CDS encoding sulfatase; protein product: MHTRNCLYFSLFFLLGITCFSCQKELKPNVIILHTDQWRAKAFGYAGDPNVKTPNIDRLAANSANVSLAVSGMPVCTPHRASVMTGQRPLTHGLFMNDVQLDTNAVSLASVYANAGYQTGYIGKWHLDGNGRSSFIPPGGRRQGFQYWKALECTHNYNNSAYYAGDSPEKKFWEGYDAIAQAKDAQQYIREHAKGENPFLLFLSWGTPHAPYQTAPQKYQDMYDPEQLKLHPNVPPDMEEKVRQDLAGYYAHCTALDDMVDEILQTIEEADIADNTIILFTSDHGDLLGSHRAYKKQQAYEESIRIPMLIRAPQLSSGEYKALINSYDIMPTLLGLSGIKIPETVEGDDYSHYLKGKASLPDTATVLSCVQPFGQWNRFDHGGREYRGLRTLRYTYTRDLNGPWQLFDNEQDPYQMNNLIDEPAYDTLQAALDALLMQKLRAQGDEFRPGMEYIAEWGYEVDERQTVPYTP